Sequence from the Populus nigra chromosome 17, ddPopNigr1.1, whole genome shotgun sequence genome:
AGAGCATATTAGATTTTAAACATTATCAGGAGGCTCGATCACTAGAAGTTAAGGAAAAAAGCATAATGTATGAAAGAACTGCTGGGTGTGACAGGCCAAGGTTTGAGAAACAATGTTGTTCTCAGAACTGAAAGTGTGATTTTTCTAGGTATTGTTTTCTCTTTCTCAAAGAGTTGTTTTGAAATTGCAATTGATTTTGCTGAAATTGTTCCTTCaagattcataaaaatatatctgaATTTACCTCAGCAAGATGTCAGAGTTGTCGAGCATTATTATTCATTAGGAACAGTCTCCGCTTTGAAAAAGCGCACACACACAAAGATATAGGCTCTTCTATAATATTCATTTCCACTCTAGATTGTACTTGTACCAAACCAAAACTTATAATCGTGTTTGTACAAGTATAGCTATTGATTAAGCACCAATTTTCTGTTAATAACAAGAAGCAATACAACTGTACAAGACGAAATGGTTGTTCCACCACCATCACCTGCAAGCCCTTCAACGAAATTCTTAACACACAGAGTTCAAACACTCACAAAGACCCATAATAACAGtcgaatcaatttttttgtagCTTTGAGAGCTACTCTTCAGTCTTCACTACCCCATTTTGGATAGGGTGCCCTGTAGTTCAAAAGATGCAGGAACCCTAACAGTTTGGAGTGATTATTGAGGACACTTTGTATTTTGGAGATGTTTTTAGGAGTACTATATATTATATGGAACATTGATTAAGGCTCAAAAGAAGGACCGTTTGGCAGGAGGTCTCCCAATAGCTCTCATCAAATTGGCTACCTCAAGAACTCTAGCAACTTTAGTCCCTCTCTTAGCTTCAGCTGATGCTCTTCTCTCCTCTGCCTTTCTGTGTGCCTTTGCCATCTCATTCTGCATCTTCTCCGAGGCTCTTGCTCTTTTCTCCTCTAATTTCCTCTACACAAATTCAAGACTTGTTGTGAAATGATGAATCGATTGTTTTGCATCacctatttcttttcttttccttttttgaaaaaaaacataaaagatcaACCCCATGATGAAATCAACAAAGAGTTGACTGAAAATCAACCGAAAGAATAAAAGAATGGCCATACTGATTTATGAGCTTATATAGAATCCCTCTGCAGTCAGCACTTAAGAATACAAGTAAAGGTCATACATGTTTATCTCCTGTACTTTGTGCTTGAAGCTTCAGAAACACTTctctttggaaaaaaaagaaggatagTTGTTGTGCTTTTCTGGAGGcaataatttcaaaatctaGAAAGACTGTGAGAGGTACTACTTCAACCACAACCAGTGAAGTAAGACTGTAAGAGGAGGTACTTTAACCACATCATCAAGCCTTTGCATAGCCAATTATGACTAATTCCATCCATGATCTCTTAAATTAATGATCAATTAGTCTTAAGCGTCATCATAATCATAAGCATCACAACAAGAATTAATACTTAACTACCTTTCTGCATGAAAgcataaaacaataattataactGGCAAATTAAAGACAGAACCACCATGTAAATAATCACAAATCAATGATTATAATAGACGTACGTACCTCTACTTTCTTCATCCAAGAAGTTGACTTCTGTACTTGCTCACTCTCCCATCCATTAATTATAGCATCTTCTCTCTTGAACCTATTATTGATCTTTGCAATCTTTGCATTCTGCCATGCAGTGATCTTAGTCTCAACCTCCTCTTTCTTCACTCTTAGCACAGACACTTCACCACCGGCTCCACCATGGTCGCTGCCATCCACACGAACGGACCCAAGCATTCTCGAGCTTGGCTCGGGGTCCAAAGGGTGGTTATCAGGTACAATAGCCAAAGGGTTAGTTTCTTCCGGCACGTCATCATCCTCAACAAACCTAGACAGCAAGGTGTTGCTTCCATTATCATTAAGATCATTACGATCAGAGCTGCTATTGCTGGTAGTATTACTAGTTCCTATAGCAGACCCTGCAATCACAAGAGCATTAAACTCTCTACTCATGGTAGTAAAGTTTTCACCTGAAGCACCTTCACTACTCATGGACATAGAGTATGATCCATGATGATTGCTGCCTGTTTCCCAACGGTTTCGAGGTGGTGGAAGAGGTGGGGTTAGAGCATGGATGTCACGGATTTGTTCATTGTCATGGTCTTGATTGGTTTCTTCATTGGTTGTGGTGCTTGAGGAGGGTCTTTGGGCACTTAAcattgagagatttttttttccctgtagtTTCTGTGTGTAAAGGTGGAATAGGTGAAATAAAGAGTACTTCAAGTTAAGAATTGGAGCGTGGTACGTATTATTACGTTCGGTACTGTTGTTTTCAAAGGCGTTAAACAACATGAACCACACATTATTGGAAGGAAAATTAATTGTGGGAGGAGCTTGAAGACtccctatttatttttatattttaaaaatatttaaaaacattttatgaatttttttatttttttattttaaattaacttttatatttttaaatcattttaattttttcatcttaaaataatttttataaaaatatattttaatatatttttaaataaaaaataacttataacaCACCGTCAAAATAGCTAATAATAAAAGTGTTATTCCCGTCATAAAAAAACACGAGGGAGATAAGGTGGTGctaattcttttgaattttctgAATGAATTTTCAAAGTGCAAATATTCTTATCCTccaagtttttgttaattagctTTAACCCCGTTTGTATGTTTTCATTGTATTATTAGGTCCCTATAGTAACTATATGACAGCAGCTACAAACAACACCATACAATGCCTCCATGTATTACATTATGAATTATTTGGTCATTAATTTATCATCAAAATGTGACAGATCGTATAAGTAAAGCACACATATTGCATAAGTGGTAAATTAAGTTCATGAATAGGACATTTTCGAGGGGGTTAAAACttgggaatttttatttttagcaaagAGATGAAATAAGTCCAACAAGGAGGGCTTCATATGCAAAAATGCTCTCTAATTAACTTTTCTACCTGCTAATTTATTGTAAGTGTCGGCCAAAACATTTTGGAGTTGACCCCACCATGGTTAGGTAGTGGTGGTGAGGCAGTCCCACAAATACACGCGCGTCGCAGGGTATCTATCACAAGTCCTGTAGATGGGCTGCACGTGGCGCAATAAAACTCCGTCACGCCCCATCACTGAAGCTACGTCTGTTCCTTCCATGCAAGGGCTTGTGTAGCTCCACCAGATTTCTGCCACGTGTGTGGTGCCCCTTCTGTAACTCACAGGTTTTCAAGATGCCCACGTCTCACGTGATAAATTAATGTTATCCTACGACGTCAGTTAATCAAACTATTAATCCCTTAGCAATTGTTTGTCTTTAAAGAATTTGGTCATATCTAGGAAAAGAAACTTGAGGTGCTGTAACCGTCTGGCTTCCacattatcatttaaaatttcattaaatgtCAGAGAAAGATTCTCGTAAATATACTTAGATTTGTTAAATTCAATGTAAGTTGACAGGTTAATACATGAAATTcaggatttaaaatttaatctagattaaatttttaattaaaccagATAAGATATTGACATAGTAAAACCTAGCAGACATCATAGAATTTTTAATAGATATCAAACTTGATCTAAACTCTGTTAacgaaagagaaaaataattctattttaataaaaataatctggTTCCTTAATAACTTCTATCTTTTCCCGGTTTAGTTAGTTAATCACAAA
This genomic interval carries:
- the LOC133676446 gene encoding remorin 4.2-like, which codes for MLSAQRPSSSTTTNEETNQDHDNEQIRDIHALTPPLPPPRNRWETGSNHHGSYSMSMSSEGASGENFTTMSREFNALVIAGSAIGTSNTTSNSSSDRNDLNDNGSNTLLSRFVEDDDVPEETNPLAIVPDNHPLDPEPSSRMLGSVRVDGSDHGGAGGEVSVLRVKKEEVETKITAWQNAKIAKINNRFKREDAIINGWESEQVQKSTSWMKKVERKLEEKRARASEKMQNEMAKAHRKAEERRASAEAKRGTKVARVLEVANLMRAIGRPPAKRSFF